In Rhodothermales bacterium, a single window of DNA contains:
- a CDS encoding P-loop NTPase produces MSDHPKSSSPLRPEGPARPSRRGRVRRVRPQPDADLLRFIATGEQTQQGPGAASWPTPEADEKPRYLPTWHTVVDAAPELDESKTQTHPAMPSRQMPVLAPVVDPLFPAPPSRAIPARPSSEPILSVLRRRAGTILGLTVMFWSVLTAYITLVPPEYEAAATLMIDTRGFRAEMENLPRLSEGTGAVGTPKIANQALLLQSSPEIAQATAERLVAAGGPGLTILQDLPSRDPKEEIIRRMREDYVIVQPQQSDEDEPDAIHVRVRSTNPREASLIANTFAREYVGSVERSTARHFEEATAWYATRLDEQAQVLGALDARLAAFVDTDGSVLFDEEATHLIRQIAALRADLDDVRVNIRQSEAKLASFETELGDMGPQLKAERIATGLQEEIDQTNARIAEVELEAERFYTRNPELRLDPSPSAELVKLLEEAASLRIRVESLSEQYVSEIVAVGGVDLRSHNGSVSYMAQLRRNLAEERIALSGARAKEAALAARLVEYDQRRRELPGRTVDYKQIQQERDDAWKTWSDLDGRLDAVREAERSRRAFAQIVAPAVPPEDPVRNPMIIALLGAVLGLLVAGGAGYGLDQRDTRIHTDGHLANSGLAAAGFVPALDKPWYRTSGRTVRRSFGDRHVSTEVVTLVHPGSPMARAWRRIQLHVEDTQTILVTSAEARAGKSTAATNLAVACAQAGKRTVLVDANVYHPAVIRLLGLGDQAEFDLASCSFTNGPHVDRFSELLPNLYAVALTGPADGSSEYLLSTHFVPFLERLKGAFDVIVIDSPAALDRSDALRLSKLVDRTLLVVRGGQSETPSVQAVADDIRQAGGRVPEAVMIGYMPDHIRIRDHHVAR; encoded by the coding sequence ATGAGTGATCATCCCAAATCATCGTCCCCGCTTCGCCCCGAAGGACCCGCCCGGCCATCCCGCCGCGGTCGGGTTCGGCGCGTTCGGCCGCAGCCGGACGCTGATTTGCTGCGCTTCATTGCCACCGGGGAGCAGACACAGCAGGGACCTGGAGCCGCGTCGTGGCCCACTCCTGAGGCCGACGAAAAACCCCGCTACCTGCCCACGTGGCACACGGTCGTCGATGCGGCCCCGGAGCTGGACGAGTCGAAGACTCAGACCCATCCGGCGATGCCTTCGCGGCAGATGCCGGTCCTGGCTCCGGTGGTCGACCCCCTTTTTCCGGCTCCACCGTCCAGGGCCATTCCGGCACGCCCATCGAGCGAGCCCATCCTGTCGGTTCTGCGTCGCCGTGCAGGCACCATCCTTGGCCTCACCGTAATGTTCTGGTCCGTTTTGACGGCCTATATCACGCTCGTTCCCCCGGAGTACGAGGCCGCCGCCACGCTCATGATCGATACCCGGGGATTCAGGGCCGAAATGGAGAACCTGCCGCGCCTGAGTGAGGGCACTGGAGCCGTGGGTACGCCAAAAATAGCCAATCAGGCGCTCTTGCTGCAGTCTTCCCCCGAGATTGCACAGGCGACTGCCGAGCGGTTGGTAGCCGCCGGCGGACCCGGCCTGACCATCCTTCAGGACCTCCCGTCACGCGACCCGAAGGAAGAAATCATCCGTCGCATGCGGGAAGATTATGTCATCGTCCAGCCACAACAGAGCGACGAGGATGAGCCGGACGCCATTCATGTCAGGGTCCGGAGCACCAATCCCCGTGAGGCATCGCTGATTGCCAACACGTTTGCCCGGGAATACGTGGGCAGCGTGGAGCGTTCCACGGCGCGGCATTTCGAAGAGGCCACCGCATGGTATGCCACCCGTCTGGATGAGCAGGCACAGGTGCTGGGCGCGCTTGACGCCCGCCTGGCGGCATTCGTGGATACCGACGGCAGCGTCCTGTTCGACGAGGAGGCCACCCATCTCATCCGGCAGATTGCCGCGCTGCGCGCCGACCTGGATGACGTCCGCGTCAATATCCGCCAGTCCGAAGCCAAACTGGCATCGTTCGAGACCGAGCTCGGCGACATGGGTCCCCAACTCAAGGCCGAGCGCATTGCGACCGGGCTGCAGGAAGAGATCGATCAGACCAACGCCCGGATTGCGGAAGTCGAATTGGAAGCAGAACGCTTCTACACCCGGAACCCTGAACTCCGGCTGGACCCGTCGCCATCCGCCGAACTGGTGAAGTTGCTGGAAGAAGCCGCGTCCCTCCGGATCCGCGTAGAGTCGTTGTCCGAGCAATATGTGTCGGAAATCGTGGCCGTGGGTGGCGTGGACCTGCGCTCCCACAACGGATCGGTATCGTACATGGCCCAGCTCCGACGGAATCTGGCGGAAGAACGGATTGCCCTGAGTGGTGCACGGGCGAAGGAAGCCGCCTTGGCCGCCCGCCTCGTTGAATACGATCAGCGGCGGCGCGAATTGCCCGGTCGAACCGTTGATTACAAGCAAATCCAACAGGAACGCGACGATGCATGGAAAACGTGGTCCGACCTGGATGGTCGACTCGATGCCGTCCGCGAGGCAGAGCGCTCCAGGCGGGCCTTCGCCCAGATTGTTGCGCCAGCCGTTCCACCTGAGGATCCCGTCCGGAATCCCATGATCATTGCCTTGCTCGGCGCGGTCCTTGGGCTACTCGTTGCCGGAGGTGCCGGTTATGGTCTGGACCAACGGGACACCCGTATCCATACGGACGGGCACCTGGCGAATTCCGGTCTGGCCGCTGCAGGCTTCGTTCCCGCCCTGGACAAGCCCTGGTACCGGACTTCGGGAAGAACGGTGCGCCGCTCCTTCGGCGATCGTCACGTCTCCACGGAAGTGGTCACGCTGGTCCATCCCGGATCGCCCATGGCCCGTGCATGGAGGCGCATCCAATTGCACGTGGAAGACACACAAACCATCCTGGTCACCTCTGCCGAAGCGCGTGCCGGAAAAAGTACGGCGGCAACCAATCTGGCCGTGGCATGCGCACAGGCGGGCAAACGGACCGTGTTGGTGGATGCCAATGTGTACCACCCGGCTGTCATCCGCCTGCTGGGACTGGGTGATCAGGCCGAATTTGATCTGGCCAGTTGTTCGTTCACGAACGGACCGCACGTGGATCGCTTCTCCGAATTGCTGCCCAACCTGTATGCCGTGGCCCTGACCGGGCCGGCCGATGGCTCGTCGGAATACCTGCTGTCCACCCATTTCGTGCCGTTCCTGGAGCGACTGAAGGGCGCCTTCGACGTGATTGTCATTGACAGTCCTGCCGCACTGGACCGTTCAGATGCGCTTCGACTGTCGAAACTGGTTGACCGGACGTTGCTCGTGGTCCGCGGTGGTCAATCCGAGACGCCGTCCGTCCAGGCCGTGGCCGATGATATCCGGCAAGCCGGCGGGCGCGTACCAGAGGCTGTCATGATCGGATACATGCCTGACCACATCCGCATCCGTGACCATCATGTTGCTCGCTGA
- a CDS encoding SDR family oxidoreductase: MQAPSSPRTLIAGGAGFIGSHLCDRFLRDGHEVICVDNLLTGRLENVDHLSRNPHFTFIHADISRTTDFGTGFDNVLNFACPASPIDYLNYPLETLDVGSAGTKNLLELASREDARFLMASTSEVYGDPLVHPQREDYWGNVNPIGPRSVYDESKRFSEAIVSAYHRERGVATRIVRIFNTYGPRMRLDDGRVLPTFMRQALSGQPISIFGDGSQTRSFCYVDDLVEGIVRLLNSSETEPVNIGNPEEVTIRTFAEEVIALTGSASTISWNPLPQDDPKVRKPDIARAFGILGWTPTVTRQDGIAATLSYFQHEVERTGLIQPADRRPNGRLRERGAIQRRQRAKFKPSMDPRTLRVQ; the protein is encoded by the coding sequence ATGCAGGCACCGTCTTCCCCCCGGACGCTTATCGCAGGAGGGGCCGGATTCATTGGCTCCCATCTCTGCGACCGATTCCTTCGCGATGGCCATGAGGTCATCTGCGTCGACAACTTGTTGACGGGCCGTCTGGAGAACGTGGATCACCTGTCACGGAATCCACACTTCACGTTCATCCACGCTGACATCTCACGAACCACCGATTTCGGTACCGGGTTCGACAATGTCCTGAATTTCGCGTGCCCGGCATCCCCCATCGACTATCTGAACTATCCGCTGGAGACGCTGGATGTCGGATCGGCCGGGACCAAGAACCTGCTGGAATTGGCCAGCCGTGAGGATGCCCGGTTCCTCATGGCCTCCACCAGCGAAGTCTATGGGGACCCACTCGTGCATCCGCAGCGCGAAGACTACTGGGGAAACGTCAATCCCATAGGCCCGCGGAGCGTCTACGACGAGTCCAAACGCTTCTCGGAAGCCATCGTTTCGGCCTATCATCGTGAACGCGGCGTTGCCACCCGCATTGTGCGCATCTTCAATACCTATGGTCCACGCATGCGCCTGGACGATGGTCGCGTCCTCCCGACCTTCATGCGCCAGGCCCTGTCCGGCCAACCTATTTCGATTTTCGGTGATGGCAGTCAGACCCGTTCGTTCTGCTACGTGGACGATCTGGTGGAAGGCATCGTCCGCCTCCTCAACTCCAGCGAAACGGAACCGGTCAACATCGGCAACCCGGAGGAAGTGACCATCCGCACCTTCGCCGAGGAAGTCATCGCGCTTACGGGCAGCGCCTCGACGATTTCCTGGAATCCCCTGCCCCAGGACGATCCAAAGGTGCGCAAACCGGACATAGCGCGGGCGTTCGGCATCCTCGGTTGGACGCCGACCGTGACCCGCCAGGACGGCATAGCAGCCACGCTCTCCTACTTCCAGCATGAAGTCGAGCGCACGGGACTCATCCAGCCTGCCGATCGGAGACCGAATGGCCGCCTGCGGGAGCGGGGAGCCATCCAGCGCCGTCAACGAGCCAAATTCAAACCATCCATGGATCCGCGCACGCTTCGCGTCCAATGA